The region AAGATCTATAGACAAACCAGAAAATGAAACTGCCGTTTTTGCGGCTAAAGATGCTTTTATAGAAGATATAGGTACAAATGTAAGCATGATAATAAAGAGACTACCTATACCTAATCTTAAATTTGAAAATTTTAGTTTAGGAAACTTATCCCATACTGATTCAAAGCTTATATGGATTGAGGGATTGGCAGATAATGAAATTGTAAATGAAGTTAAAAGACGTATGAATGATGTTAATATTGATATAGTAGATGGTACTAGTACTTTAGCGGAACTTATACAAGATAAACCTATTAGTATATTTCCAACATATAGGCTTACGGAACGCCCCGATTTAGTCTCAAGGTCCTTATCGGAAGGTCATGTTGCAGTAGTTTGCGATAACAGTCCATTTGTACTAATACTTCCAATGACATTTTGGGATAATTTTAAAAGTATGGATGATTACTCGCAGTTACCTATTGCTGCTTCTCTTCTGAGAATTATTAGAATTATAGCTTTTGTTATAGCAGGTTTCACCTCACCTTTATATCTTTCCTTTGTTACATATAATCACACTATAGTTCCACCGTCACTTGCCCTGAATATTTCCCAAGGAAGAGAGGGAGTACCATTTCCCTCCATAATAGAGCTTATTGCTATGACAGTTGTAATTGACATAATTCGTGAGGCTGGAACACGTATGCCGGGAATGGTAGGTTACTTTATAGGAACTTTAGGTGCAGTAATAATCGGTCAGGCAGCAGTAGCGGCAGGATATGTAAGTGTATCGCTTATCATAGTTGTTGCCTTTTCAGCTATAGCTTCATTTGCTATTTCGTCGACTACACTAGTAAATGCTGCAAGGATAATTAACTATTCCTTAATATTATTTGCAAGTGTTTTAGGCATAGTTGGTTTATTCAATGGAATCTTTATTATTTTATGGAGGATGTCAATCCTAGAATCATTTGGAGTACCTTATTTGTATCCGCTTATACCAGTGGAACTCAAAGGCTGGAGAGATTTACTTATAAGGGCACCATTTAAAATGCTAAAAAATAAGTTAACTCTTATGAATAAAGCTAATTCTAATGAATCCAAAAATGAAGAAGCTAATAAGATATCTTGAATAAAGAAGGTGAATTTCATTGAGATATGATAGATTCACAAAGGAACAGGTTATTTTCCTTACATTTGCAAGCGGATGCACGAATATGGGGTTTAATGGTACCTGGATAGCAAATTTATCAGGAAGAAGTGGATGGGTTGCTATATTTGTAGGAACTTTACTTACAATTCCCTTTGTAATGGCAGCCTTGTATTTAAGTAAGAAGTGTCCTGAGCATAATATATTTGAAATTATAAGAAGCAGCTTTGGAAAATGTACATATGTAATTATAGTTATAATTAATGCAATAATAAATATCATACTAGCCACAATAGTTTTAAACTTTTTTACGGGTATGGTAAAAACATATTTTTTACAAATGACTCCTACCTGGGTAATTATGCTTTGTGTTATTATTATGGCATTTTTATTTGTGAATAATAAAATTTTGCTTTTTGGAAGAACAGTTGAATTACTTACGGTATGGTATGTAATTAATTATTTTACTGGCTTTTCGGTTGGTCTTATTAAGGAATTTAGGTTTGAAAATATATTTCCTGTATTTGATACTACCATATTAAAATTTGGTAAAGCAGTATTCTTTTCTTTAGGTTCAGCATCTGCAATAACTTTATTTGTATTAGTAATGGTTGGACATATGCTACAAGCGGATAGTAATAAAAAAAATGTAATAAAAGGAATTGTATTTTGGGCTTTTATATTATCATTGGCCGTATTTATTATGCAGGGGATATCAGGAACAGAATTGGTCGGAAAAGTTTCCTTTGCAGGAGTTGAGATATCAAGAGCTATTTATTTTGGCGATTTTATTAGAGGGTTAGAGCTGTTTATTTTAGCTACTTATGAGCTTATATGTATTGTTGGAATATCGTTATATTTATATTGTACCTGGATTCCAATAAAGAAATTGTTTAAAGAAAAATACTCTATTATTTTGCTAATTATAATTTCCATAGCAATTCTAGTGCCTTCTATAAAGTTAAGTTCTT is a window of Clostridium pasteurianum DNA encoding:
- a CDS encoding GerAB/ArcD/ProY family transporter, yielding MRYDRFTKEQVIFLTFASGCTNMGFNGTWIANLSGRSGWVAIFVGTLLTIPFVMAALYLSKKCPEHNIFEIIRSSFGKCTYVIIVIINAIINIILATIVLNFFTGMVKTYFLQMTPTWVIMLCVIIMAFLFVNNKILLFGRTVELLTVWYVINYFTGFSVGLIKEFRFENIFPVFDTTILKFGKAVFFSLGSASAITLFVLVMVGHMLQADSNKKNVIKGIVFWAFILSLAVFIMQGISGTELVGKVSFAGVEISRAIYFGDFIRGLELFILATYELICIVGISLYLYCTWIPIKKLFKEKYSIILLIIISIAILVPSIKLSSYNRALFISFFMDYYVILPFVAVILIMAFIGIHIMKKNSGSDNL
- a CDS encoding spore germination protein; this encodes MVGKEFIDALKNKHKSNSQSKNISKSVNENISFIKTKLGDSIGLSEGKFKAFKNIDIGIVYVTNLCDREFISNQVISPLLQGTLNSKVMKENDVDTLAKTIFISSLNTKEIKKQDQVLNELLKGNTVIFFEKSNSALIVQAPKIEKRSIDKPENETAVFAAKDAFIEDIGTNVSMIIKRLPIPNLKFENFSLGNLSHTDSKLIWIEGLADNEIVNEVKRRMNDVNIDIVDGTSTLAELIQDKPISIFPTYRLTERPDLVSRSLSEGHVAVVCDNSPFVLILPMTFWDNFKSMDDYSQLPIAASLLRIIRIIAFVIAGFTSPLYLSFVTYNHTIVPPSLALNISQGREGVPFPSIIELIAMTVVIDIIREAGTRMPGMVGYFIGTLGAVIIGQAAVAAGYVSVSLIIVVAFSAIASFAISSTTLVNAARIINYSLILFASVLGIVGLFNGIFIILWRMSILESFGVPYLYPLIPVELKGWRDLLIRAPFKMLKNKLTLMNKANSNESKNEEANKIS